From Pseudomonas vanderleydeniana, the proteins below share one genomic window:
- a CDS encoding aldehyde dehydrogenase (NADP(+)), which translates to MTGNNAHQPIDQAVNLAVQAAPAWAEASVTVRAGLLRGLAAALEAHQADLVAIADEESHLGTVRLNGEVARTAFQLRGFAEQLEAGAIRRVVDEAVAGAPPAGRPRLVRVLRPVGPVAMFSASNFPFAFSVLGGDTASALAAGCPVVVKAHSGHPRLSRAVFDLARQVVLALGLPEGVLTLVEGASRGAGGYLVQHPGIAAVAFTGSYQGGTALWRLANERPRPIPFFGELGSINPLVALPAALAADSQGLANTLAGSITLGCGQFCTSPGVIVLLKGEASERFVAQLGAALEPVRTHAMLTPSMREGFEHASSVVAGHAATLFAGTAAAGPAPRLYRTDAAAFIANPALREEMFGPAALVVVADDLAQVEQVLAAIGGTLTTTLWGASDDTPANRSLARVAGQVSGRVLFQGVPTGVAVCAAQQHGGPWPSSTAPQTTSVGYAALERFLRPVALQDAPAWAQG; encoded by the coding sequence ATGACCGGGAACAACGCGCATCAACCGATCGACCAGGCGGTCAATCTGGCGGTACAGGCCGCTCCGGCCTGGGCCGAGGCCAGTGTGACCGTACGTGCCGGCTTGCTCCGCGGCCTGGCGGCGGCGCTGGAAGCGCACCAGGCCGACCTGGTCGCGATCGCCGATGAAGAGAGCCATCTCGGTACCGTACGCCTGAATGGCGAAGTGGCACGCACCGCGTTCCAACTGCGTGGCTTTGCCGAACAACTGGAAGCCGGTGCCATCCGTCGCGTAGTGGATGAAGCGGTTGCCGGCGCACCGCCGGCCGGGCGTCCGCGCCTGGTGCGCGTCCTGCGCCCGGTGGGGCCGGTGGCGATGTTCTCGGCGAGCAACTTCCCGTTTGCCTTCTCCGTGCTTGGCGGCGATACCGCGTCGGCGCTCGCCGCTGGCTGTCCGGTGGTGGTCAAGGCTCACTCCGGTCATCCGCGCCTGTCCCGGGCGGTGTTCGACCTGGCGCGCCAGGTGGTGTTGGCCCTGGGCCTGCCGGAAGGTGTGCTGACCCTGGTCGAGGGCGCCTCCCGTGGTGCCGGTGGTTATCTGGTGCAGCACCCGGGGATCGCCGCCGTGGCCTTCACCGGTTCGTACCAGGGCGGCACCGCGCTGTGGCGGCTGGCCAACGAGCGGCCGCGACCGATTCCGTTCTTCGGCGAGCTGGGCTCGATCAACCCGCTGGTGGCCCTGCCGGCCGCGCTGGCAGCGGATAGCCAGGGCCTGGCCAACACCCTGGCCGGTTCCATCACCCTGGGTTGCGGTCAGTTCTGTACCAGTCCGGGGGTGATCGTGCTGCTCAAGGGCGAGGCCAGCGAGCGTTTCGTCGCACAACTGGGCGCGGCGCTTGAACCGGTACGTACCCATGCGATGCTGACGCCGTCCATGCGCGAAGGATTCGAGCACGCCAGTTCGGTGGTGGCCGGGCACGCCGCGACGCTGTTCGCCGGGACCGCTGCGGCGGGCCCGGCACCACGGCTGTATCGCACCGATGCGGCGGCGTTCATCGCCAATCCGGCCTTGCGCGAGGAGATGTTCGGTCCGGCTGCGCTGGTCGTGGTCGCCGATGATCTGGCCCAGGTCGAGCAGGTGCTGGCGGCGATCGGCGGGACCTTGACCACCACCCTCTGGGGGGCCAGCGACGACACGCCGGCCAACCGTTCCCTGGCGCGAGTCGCCGGGCAGGTTTCCGGTCGCGTGCTGTTCCAGGGCGTGCCGACCGGCGTCGCGGTCTGTGCGGCGCAGCAACACGGCGGGCCATGGCCATCGTCCACTGCGCCACAGACCACCTCGGTCGGTTATGCCGCGCTGGAGCGTTTCCTGCGTCCGGTCGCGCTGCAGGATGCGCCGGCCTGGGCCCAGGGATGA
- a CDS encoding Dabb family protein yields the protein MMRHLVMFRRLPDVPAQPELEAELVERMRLLPQRIDFIRGWHVAANELDRPICWDYLLDSSFDDAESVARYLPHPAHQALVQDLKQYFEWVAVDYTA from the coding sequence ATGATGCGTCATCTCGTGATGTTTCGCCGCCTGCCGGATGTGCCCGCCCAGCCTGAACTCGAGGCTGAGCTGGTCGAACGCATGCGCCTGCTGCCACAGCGCATCGACTTCATTCGTGGCTGGCATGTGGCGGCCAACGAACTGGATCGTCCGATCTGCTGGGATTACCTGCTTGATTCCAGCTTCGACGATGCCGAGTCGGTAGCGCGCTACCTGCCTCACCCGGCCCACCAGGCATTGGTCCAGGACCTGAAGCAGTACTTCGAGTGGGTGGCGGTCGACTACACCGCCTGA
- a CDS encoding MFS transporter — MKNKKSFRWTILAMLFIAMVINYVDRAALSIAMPFITQDYHLTPAEKGLIFSSFFFGYALFCFVGGYFADRFGPKRVLTWSMSFWSVLCGSTALAFNFWSLLVVRALFGIGEGPVSTTANKAINSWFPITERARAIGIAQAGGPLGGALAGPIVGFLAIWLGWRVAFVVISLVGILWAIAWWRLATSTPQEHPEVSQEELALINADRETPVQVASDLPATPVIEVIRQRAVLISGLSLFCYNYILYFFMTWFPSYLIDAKGVDLKSMSMVTALPWLVGTFGFIGGGLLIDWVFKRTGRRLFSRKVVLVCCLLVAASCVGLTGQLESITGAVAVMTIAVGFLMLSAPAYWSMIQDAVPDHQVGTAGGFMHGLANLSGIVAPTVTGLIIQYTGTFASGFALAGLLGIIGALIVAIFVTERTVANPALIAA; from the coding sequence ATGAAGAACAAGAAGTCCTTTCGCTGGACCATCCTGGCGATGCTGTTCATCGCCATGGTGATCAACTACGTCGATCGTGCGGCGTTGTCCATTGCCATGCCGTTCATTACCCAGGATTACCACCTCACGCCGGCCGAGAAGGGACTGATTTTCAGCAGCTTCTTCTTCGGCTACGCGCTGTTCTGTTTCGTTGGCGGTTACTTCGCCGACCGCTTCGGCCCCAAGCGGGTACTGACCTGGTCGATGTCGTTCTGGTCGGTGCTGTGCGGCTCCACCGCGCTGGCCTTCAACTTCTGGTCGCTGCTGGTCGTACGGGCGCTGTTCGGCATTGGCGAGGGCCCGGTCAGCACCACCGCGAACAAGGCCATCAACAGCTGGTTCCCGATCACCGAGCGTGCCCGTGCCATCGGTATCGCCCAGGCCGGTGGCCCGCTGGGTGGCGCGCTGGCGGGGCCGATCGTCGGCTTCCTGGCGATCTGGCTGGGCTGGCGCGTGGCGTTCGTGGTGATTTCGCTGGTCGGTATTCTCTGGGCCATCGCCTGGTGGCGCCTGGCGACCTCGACCCCCCAGGAGCACCCTGAGGTGAGCCAGGAGGAACTGGCACTGATCAATGCCGATCGCGAGACGCCGGTGCAGGTTGCCAGTGACCTGCCGGCCACGCCGGTGATCGAGGTCATCCGCCAGCGCGCGGTGTTGATCTCGGGGCTGTCGTTGTTCTGCTACAACTACATCCTCTATTTCTTCATGACCTGGTTTCCCAGCTACCTGATCGATGCCAAGGGCGTCGACCTCAAGTCCATGAGCATGGTCACCGCGTTGCCCTGGCTGGTCGGTACCTTCGGCTTCATCGGCGGTGGCCTGCTGATCGACTGGGTGTTCAAGCGCACCGGGCGGCGGTTGTTCTCGCGCAAGGTGGTGCTGGTCTGCTGCCTGCTGGTCGCCGCCAGTTGCGTCGGCCTGACCGGGCAGCTGGAGAGCATCACCGGCGCGGTGGCGGTGATGACCATCGCCGTCGGTTTCCTGATGCTGTCCGCCCCGGCGTACTGGTCGATGATTCAGGACGCGGTGCCGGACCACCAGGTCGGTACCGCCGGCGGCTTCATGCACGGCCTGGCCAACCTGTCCGGTATCGTCGCCCCGACCGTGACCGGGCTGATCATCCAGTACACCGGCACCTTCGCCAGTGGTTTCGCCCTCGCCGGATTGCTGGGCATCATCGGTGCACTGATCGTGGCGATCTTCGTCACCGAAAGGACCGTGGCCAACCCCGCCCTGATCGCGGCCTGA
- a CDS encoding NAD-dependent epimerase/dehydratase family protein, whose protein sequence is MQTLLITGAAGIVGTALRPLLREHYQLRLLDRRPVGDLQPGESEIVGDLTDPALVERAVEGVFGILHLACAHGTDIAFQSTVEPNYHATLYLLEAAQRQGARRFLFTSSHHVVGQYRTDVAETFDDVPAAPDSYYAMSKVFGEAACAAFSLRYDLATFIIRIGNADPQVADARRLRMWTSARDLAQLVRIGLEHPQVRHEVVYGVSESPHPLFHNRRARELGYQPQDNAEDHLAPGYLPYEAMDPMTSGRDHVGGAYAGATLVSLLGARP, encoded by the coding sequence ATGCAAACCCTGTTGATCACCGGCGCGGCCGGCATCGTCGGCACCGCCCTGCGGCCCCTGCTGCGCGAACACTATCAACTGCGCCTGCTCGATCGCCGTCCGGTCGGCGACCTGCAGCCGGGCGAGAGCGAAATCGTCGGTGACCTGACCGATCCGGCGCTGGTCGAGCGCGCGGTCGAGGGGGTCTTCGGCATCCTGCACCTGGCCTGTGCCCACGGTACCGACATCGCTTTCCAGAGCACCGTGGAGCCGAACTACCACGCCACCCTGTACCTGCTCGAAGCCGCGCAGCGCCAGGGCGCCCGGCGCTTCCTGTTCACCAGCAGCCACCATGTGGTCGGGCAGTACCGTACCGACGTCGCCGAGACTTTCGATGACGTGCCCGCCGCACCGGACAGCTACTATGCGATGAGCAAGGTGTTCGGCGAAGCGGCCTGTGCCGCCTTCAGCCTGCGTTACGATCTGGCGACGTTCATCATCCGTATCGGTAACGCCGACCCGCAGGTGGCCGATGCCCGCCGGTTGCGGATGTGGACCAGTGCCCGCGACCTGGCGCAACTGGTGCGCATTGGCCTTGAGCACCCGCAGGTGCGCCATGAGGTGGTCTATGGGGTTTCCGAAAGCCCCCATCCGCTGTTCCACAACCGGCGCGCTCGGGAGCTGGGCTATCAGCCGCAGGACAATGCCGAGGATCATCTTGCGCCGGGCTACCTGCCTTACGAGGCCATGGATCCGATGACCTCCGGTCGCGACCATGTCGGTGGCGCCTACGCCGGAGCCACGCTGGTCAGCCTGCTGGGTGCCCGTCCATGA
- a CDS encoding mandelate racemase/muconate lactonizing enzyme family protein has product MKIASVQTFIVEIPFHDGGPAKAITPMTWHTLENVLVRVEDEQGNVGWGEAFGYFVADSVRSMIDRLITPLTVGQTITDITAWNLNAQLRLHIFGRYGVTMFGLSGVDMALWDLQAKREGLPLHRLLGQATREAIPAYASLVRYGDNGLAPAMCERALREGFRHIKLHENTVSEVAACRRAVGRDIPLATDVNCSWSLDDTREWLPALAELELAWLEEPIFPPEDFPALASLRGHGVPISAGENWCTAVQFESAIRQGAVDSIQPSVTKVGGISECLRIAELAGRHDTLVLPHSPYFGPGLLATLHLAAVQPDVPLVEFHYVETDGWLHDVRGLLQDGLMQVPNGSGLGLELDMAVFERFRR; this is encoded by the coding sequence ATGAAAATCGCCAGCGTCCAAACGTTCATCGTCGAGATCCCGTTTCACGATGGCGGCCCGGCCAAGGCTATCACGCCGATGACCTGGCACACCCTGGAGAACGTCCTGGTCCGTGTCGAGGACGAACAGGGCAACGTCGGCTGGGGCGAGGCGTTCGGTTACTTCGTGGCGGATTCGGTGCGTTCGATGATTGACCGGCTGATCACGCCGCTGACCGTCGGCCAGACGATCACCGACATCACGGCCTGGAACCTCAACGCCCAGTTGCGCCTGCACATCTTCGGTCGCTACGGGGTGACGATGTTCGGCCTCTCCGGGGTCGACATGGCGCTGTGGGACCTGCAGGCCAAGCGCGAAGGGCTGCCGTTGCACCGCCTGCTCGGCCAGGCCACCCGCGAGGCCATTCCCGCCTATGCAAGCCTGGTTCGCTACGGCGACAACGGCCTCGCCCCGGCGATGTGCGAGCGGGCGCTGCGTGAAGGTTTCAGGCACATCAAGCTGCACGAGAACACGGTGTCGGAGGTGGCTGCCTGCCGCCGTGCGGTTGGCCGCGACATTCCGCTGGCGACCGACGTCAACTGCTCCTGGAGCCTGGACGATACCCGCGAGTGGCTGCCGGCGCTGGCGGAACTCGAACTGGCCTGGCTCGAGGAGCCGATCTTTCCGCCCGAGGATTTCCCGGCGCTGGCCAGCCTGCGTGGCCATGGCGTGCCGATCTCGGCAGGGGAGAACTGGTGCACTGCGGTGCAGTTCGAAAGCGCCATACGCCAGGGCGCGGTGGACTCGATCCAGCCCTCGGTGACCAAGGTCGGTGGTATCAGCGAGTGCCTGCGCATCGCCGAGCTGGCGGGCCGGCATGACACCCTGGTGCTGCCCCACAGCCCGTACTTCGGTCCGGGGCTGCTGGCGACCCTGCACCTGGCGGCGGTCCAGCCCGATGTACCACTGGTGGAATTCCACTATGTCGAGACCGATGGCTGGCTGCATGACGTCAGGGGCCTGCTGCAGGACGGCCTGATGCAGGTGCCGAACGGCAGCGGACTCGGCCTGGAGCTGGACATGGCCGTGTTCGAGCGGTTCCGACGCTAG
- a CDS encoding aldose 1-epimerase: protein MKRMELTNATWSLALLPEWGGRVALLQADGLDIMTPIRAETFDPLAWPRGGIYPLLPYSNRLRDARLEHAGASHALPAHPAALPHTLHGVAQTLPWQVVEQGVGHVALACEYSGEHWPWPVRFEQRFRLEGPQLRIDLGLSNLGHSSMPGGLGLHPYFQRHPGMRIELNVGRSWEIDAAYLPTGRSRSLEQPLVIDDSLQQELALYGSQWDGVLRVEYPQGRLLMQAQAPLTHFVAFAPVDAAYLCLEPVSHLADAFNSPVAEWPAQGTQVLEPGQRLGSTLVFNWQAR, encoded by the coding sequence ATGAAACGCATGGAACTGACGAACGCGACCTGGTCCCTGGCGCTACTGCCTGAATGGGGTGGGCGCGTGGCACTGCTGCAGGCCGATGGCCTGGACATCATGACGCCGATCCGCGCCGAGACCTTCGACCCGCTGGCCTGGCCGCGCGGCGGGATCTACCCCCTGCTGCCATATTCCAACCGCCTGCGTGACGCAAGGCTCGAGCATGCCGGTGCCAGCCATGCCTTGCCCGCGCATCCCGCGGCGCTGCCGCATACCTTGCATGGGGTGGCCCAGACATTGCCCTGGCAGGTGGTGGAACAGGGCGTCGGGCATGTCGCCCTGGCCTGCGAATACAGCGGTGAACACTGGCCGTGGCCGGTGCGCTTCGAACAGCGTTTCCGCCTCGAAGGCCCGCAACTGCGTATCGACCTGGGCCTGAGCAACCTCGGGCACTCGTCGATGCCCGGTGGGCTCGGCCTGCATCCCTATTTCCAGCGTCATCCGGGCATGCGGATCGAGCTGAACGTCGGCCGCTCCTGGGAAATCGATGCCGCCTACCTGCCGACCGGCCGCTCGCGCTCCCTGGAGCAGCCACTGGTCATCGACGACAGCTTGCAGCAGGAACTCGCGTTGTACGGCTCGCAATGGGACGGCGTCCTGCGGGTGGAGTACCCGCAGGGCCGCCTGCTGATGCAGGCGCAGGCGCCGTTGACGCATTTCGTCGCCTTTGCCCCGGTGGACGCCGCCTACCTGTGCCTGGAGCCGGTCTCGCATCTGGCCGACGCCTTCAACAGCCCGGTCGCCGAATGGCCCGCCCAGGGCACCCAGGTCCTGGAGCCCGGGCAGCGCCTGGGCAGCACCCTCGTATTCAACTGGCAAGCCCGCTGA